The Trichosurus vulpecula isolate mTriVul1 chromosome 3, mTriVul1.pri, whole genome shotgun sequence genome includes a window with the following:
- the TOMM34 gene encoding mitochondrial import receptor subunit TOM34 has translation MAPKPPGSVLELRAAGNESFRSGQYAEAAELYGRALDALRETGPANPEEESVLYSNRAACHLKDGNCTHCIKDCSFALSLVPFGIKPLLRRAAAYEALEKYQLAYVDYKTVLQIDCTLPAAHDGVNRMTKALMDTDGLEWRLKLPPIPSVPVAAQKRWEAAPGGDHEKAAKSKLKEADTLKNKVPTVGDIERARALKEEGNELVKKGKHKEAVEKYSESLMFSSLESATYTNRALCYLSLKKYKEAVKDCTEALKLDSKNIKAFYRRAQAFKELKDYQSSLEDVNSLLSIEPENSAAAKLRQEVNRSLK, from the exons ATGGCGCCCAAGCCCCCCGGCTCCGTCCTCGAGCTCCGCGCCGCCGGCAACGAGAGCTTCCGCAGTGGCCAGTACGCGGAGGCCGCCGAGCTCTACGGCCGGGCCCTGGACGCGCTGCGAGAGACAG GTCCAGCCAACCCTGAAGAAGAGAGTGTCCTCTATTCCAACCGAGCAGCTTGCCACTTGAAGGATGGAAACTGTACACATTGCATTAAAGACTGCTCTTT TGCATTGTCTTTGGTTCCTTTTGGCATAAAACCCTTGCTAAGACGGGCAGCAGCCTATGAAGCCTTGGAGAAATACCAGCTGGCTTATGTGGATTACAAGACAGTGCTGCAGATAGACTGTACTCTGCCAGCTGCACATGATGGAGTCAACAG AATGACCAAAGCTCTCATGGACACAGATGGGCTTGAGTGGCGTCTTAAGCTGCCCCCCATTCCCTCAGTGCCAGTTGCAGCTCAGAAGAGGTGGGAAGCAGCTCCAGGGGGTGACCATGAGAAGGCAGCCAAAAGCAAACTGAAAGAAGCCGATACCTTAAAGAACAAAG TGCCTACTGTTGGAGACATCGAGCGAGCCCGGGCCCTAAAGGAAGAAGGCAATGAGCTggtgaaaaaaggaaaacataaggAGGCTGTAGAGAAGTACAGTGAGAGTCTTATGTTCAGCAGCCTGGAGTCTGCAACATACACCAACAG AGCCCTCTGCTACTTGTCACTGAAGAAATACAAAGAAGCTGTAAAGGACTGCACTGAGGCTCTCAAATTAGATTCAAAGAACATCAAAGCATTTTATAGGCGTGCCCAGGCATTCAAAGAACTTAAG gactATCAATCCAGCCTTGAAGACGTCAACAGCCTCCTGAGTATTGAGCCAGAGAACAGCGCGGCCGCCAAGCTGAGGCAGGAAGTCAACCGGagcttaaaataa